A genomic segment from Nocardiopsis sp. Huas11 encodes:
- the egtA gene encoding ergothioneine biosynthesis glutamate--cysteine ligase EgtA encodes MTYLTTEDVHDYIRGVCFKTGPPGKVGAETEWLVSDTARPTEPVTIERLAALLEAGGPPPGGSRVTFEPGGQLELSSPALPGPAQAHRALAADLDHIGKALADVGLCLGETALDPVRPPVRQLRAPRYDAMERFFAGRRHPSGHTMMCGTASLQVCLDTGADADDGRERWELAHRLGPVLVAAFANSAVWRGRPTGWKSTRWAIWAATDATRTRPVLDPHGPRDPATAWTRYALDATVMAVPDHDGGPWVCDPGMTLAEWIAGAGPRRPAPADLEIHLSTLFPPVRPRGWWELRMIDAVPVRWWPVPMALAAALADDPRARAVAAEASERLCRGHAPDPRLWLSSAQRGLEDPAVAACARACFDAAVEALPRMGAAHLAVLVDAYADRYVRRGLSPADLRPDDPRRRAPAAAARTDTGADRHSEPSGGAR; translated from the coding sequence ATGACGTACCTGACCACCGAAGACGTACACGACTACATCCGCGGGGTGTGTTTCAAGACCGGACCCCCCGGCAAGGTCGGAGCCGAGACCGAATGGCTCGTCTCCGACACCGCCCGACCCACCGAACCCGTCACGATCGAACGCCTCGCGGCACTGCTGGAGGCCGGCGGCCCACCGCCCGGGGGCAGCCGCGTCACCTTCGAGCCCGGCGGTCAGCTCGAGCTCAGCTCGCCCGCCCTTCCCGGCCCGGCCCAGGCCCACCGGGCCCTGGCCGCGGACCTGGACCACATCGGCAAGGCCCTCGCGGACGTCGGCCTGTGCCTGGGCGAGACCGCGCTCGACCCGGTCCGCCCGCCCGTACGCCAGCTCCGGGCGCCGCGCTACGACGCCATGGAGCGCTTCTTCGCCGGCCGCCGCCATCCGAGCGGCCACACCATGATGTGCGGCACCGCCTCGCTCCAGGTCTGCCTGGACACCGGCGCCGACGCCGACGACGGCCGCGAGCGCTGGGAGCTCGCCCACCGGCTCGGCCCGGTCCTGGTCGCCGCCTTCGCCAACTCCGCCGTCTGGCGCGGCCGCCCCACCGGCTGGAAGTCCACCCGGTGGGCGATCTGGGCCGCCACCGACGCCACCCGCACCCGGCCGGTCCTGGACCCCCACGGCCCCCGCGACCCCGCCACGGCCTGGACGCGCTACGCCCTGGACGCCACCGTCATGGCCGTGCCCGACCACGACGGCGGCCCCTGGGTCTGCGACCCCGGCATGACCTTGGCGGAGTGGATCGCGGGCGCCGGGCCGCGCCGTCCCGCCCCCGCCGACCTGGAGATCCACCTCAGCACGCTCTTCCCGCCCGTACGCCCGCGGGGCTGGTGGGAGCTGCGCATGATCGACGCGGTCCCGGTGCGCTGGTGGCCCGTCCCGATGGCCCTGGCCGCCGCGCTGGCCGACGACCCGCGCGCCCGCGCCGTGGCGGCCGAGGCCAGTGAGCGGCTGTGCCGCGGACACGCCCCCGACCCCCGCCTGTGGCTCAGCTCCGCCCAGCGCGGCCTGGAGGACCCGGCCGTGGCCGCCTGCGCCCGCGCGTGCTTCGACGCGGCCGTCGAGGCCCTGCCCCGCATGGGCGCGGCCCACCTGGCCGTCCTCGTCGACGCCTACGCCGACCGCTACGTCCGGCGCGGGCTGAGCCCCGCCGACCTCCGGCCGGACGACCCCCGCCGACGCGCCCCGGCCGCCGCGGCCCGGACGGACACGGGGGCCGACCGCCACTCCGAGCCCAGTGGAGGAGCACGGTGA
- the dapA gene encoding 4-hydroxy-tetrahydrodipicolinate synthase, producing MTNPKNRPFGKMLTAMVTPMLEDGEIDYEGAGRLATYLVDEQHNDGLVISGTTGESPTTSDDEKDNLLRAVLEAVGDRATIVAGVGTNDTRHSLKLAKAAEKAGAHGLLAVTPYYNKPPQEGLIRHFTTIADSTGLPVMLYDIPHRTGTPIASETLVRLAEHPRIVANKDAKDNVGASSWVMERTDLAYYCGTDILNLPLLSVGAAGFVSVVGHIVGSDLREMIDVYESGEVSQALAIHRRLTPVYTGMFRTQGVITTKAVLNLFGLPSGPVRTPLADASAELQALLREDLAAAGVKGPIGLAPHQAVPASAVHVERLAEGSV from the coding sequence ATGACGAACCCCAAGAACCGCCCATTCGGCAAGATGTTGACCGCGATGGTCACTCCGATGCTGGAGGACGGTGAGATCGACTACGAGGGTGCGGGAAGACTCGCCACCTACCTGGTCGACGAGCAGCACAACGACGGCCTCGTGATCAGCGGCACCACCGGTGAGTCGCCCACCACGAGCGACGACGAGAAGGACAACCTGCTGCGGGCGGTCCTGGAAGCGGTCGGCGACCGCGCCACCATCGTCGCCGGTGTCGGCACCAACGACACCCGCCACAGCCTCAAGCTGGCCAAGGCCGCGGAGAAGGCGGGAGCGCACGGTCTGCTGGCCGTGACCCCGTACTACAACAAGCCGCCGCAGGAAGGCCTCATCCGGCACTTCACGACCATCGCGGACAGCACCGGCCTGCCGGTCATGCTCTACGACATCCCGCACCGCACCGGGACGCCGATCGCCTCCGAGACCCTGGTCCGGCTGGCCGAGCACCCGCGCATCGTGGCCAACAAGGACGCCAAGGACAACGTCGGCGCCAGCTCCTGGGTCATGGAGCGCACCGACCTGGCCTACTACTGCGGCACCGACATCCTCAACCTTCCGCTGCTCTCCGTGGGCGCGGCCGGGTTCGTCAGCGTCGTCGGCCACATCGTCGGCAGCGACCTGCGCGAGATGATCGACGTCTACGAGTCGGGCGAGGTCAGCCAGGCGCTGGCCATCCACCGCCGTCTGACGCCCGTCTACACGGGGATGTTCCGCACCCAGGGCGTCATCACGACCAAGGCCGTGCTCAACCTGTTCGGTCTGCCCTCCGGGCCGGTCCGCACCCCGCTGGCCGACGCCTCCGCCGAGCTCCAGGCGCTCCTGCGCGAGGACCTCGCCGCGGCCGGCGTCAAGGGCCCCATCGGGCTCGCCCCGCACCAGGCCGTCCCGGCCAGTGCCGTCCATGTCGAGCGTCTGGCGGAGGGATCCGTATGA
- the egtB gene encoding ergothioneine biosynthesis protein EgtB, which produces MNHDQEIAKERIAAELDRGRRRSNGLTLRALDEEGLLTQHSPLMSPLVWDLAHIGNYEEQWLLRAAGGREALRPDIDGLYDAFENPRADRVALPLLRPAEAEEYNARVRREVLDTLESADIAPRDPQAPADAGRSLLDAGFVFHMVIQHEHMHDETMLATHQLRRGAPVLLEDPADVAPLRVPRQDEVLVPEGPFTMGTDDDSWAFDNESPSRVVDLAAFWIDTRPVTNAAYQEFVEDGGYQTRRWWTRDGWEWCKERGAEAPAFWRRDGHAWSRRRFGRQEIVPPDEPVQHVSFHEARAYATWAGKRLPTEAEWEKAARFDPATGRSHRYPWGDEEPEPRHANLGQRKLGPSPAGRHPDGASPLGVQQLIGDVWEWTSTTFTGYPGFAAFPYREYSEVFFDSGYKVLRGGSWATHPTAVRSTFRNWDHPIRRQIFSGFRCARDAEPA; this is translated from the coding sequence GTGAACCACGACCAGGAGATCGCCAAGGAACGCATCGCCGCCGAACTCGACCGCGGCCGGCGGCGCAGCAACGGACTCACGCTGCGGGCCCTGGACGAGGAGGGTCTGCTCACCCAGCACTCGCCGCTGATGTCGCCGCTGGTCTGGGACCTGGCGCACATCGGCAACTACGAGGAGCAGTGGCTGCTGCGGGCCGCGGGCGGCCGCGAGGCGCTGCGCCCGGACATCGACGGCCTCTACGACGCCTTCGAGAACCCGCGCGCCGACCGGGTGGCCCTGCCCCTGCTGCGCCCCGCCGAGGCCGAGGAGTACAACGCCCGCGTGCGCCGGGAGGTGCTGGACACCCTGGAGTCCGCCGACATCGCGCCCCGGGACCCCCAGGCGCCCGCCGACGCCGGCCGCTCCCTGCTCGACGCCGGTTTCGTCTTCCACATGGTCATCCAGCACGAGCACATGCACGACGAGACCATGCTCGCCACCCACCAGCTGCGCCGCGGTGCCCCGGTCCTGCTGGAGGACCCCGCCGACGTCGCGCCGCTGCGCGTGCCCCGCCAGGACGAGGTGCTCGTCCCCGAGGGGCCCTTCACCATGGGGACCGACGACGACTCCTGGGCCTTCGACAACGAGAGCCCCTCCCGCGTGGTCGACCTCGCCGCCTTCTGGATCGACACCCGCCCGGTCACCAACGCCGCCTACCAGGAGTTCGTCGAGGACGGCGGCTACCAGACCCGGCGCTGGTGGACCAGGGACGGCTGGGAGTGGTGCAAGGAGCGCGGGGCCGAGGCGCCCGCCTTCTGGCGGCGTGACGGCCACGCCTGGTCCCGCCGCCGCTTCGGCCGCCAGGAGATCGTGCCACCGGACGAGCCCGTCCAGCACGTGTCCTTCCACGAGGCCCGCGCCTACGCGACCTGGGCCGGCAAACGGCTGCCCACCGAGGCCGAGTGGGAGAAGGCCGCCCGCTTCGACCCCGCCACCGGGCGCTCCCACCGCTACCCGTGGGGCGACGAGGAGCCCGAGCCCCGCCACGCCAACCTGGGCCAGCGCAAACTCGGCCCCTCTCCGGCCGGACGCCACCCCGACGGCGCCTCGCCGCTGGGCGTGCAGCAGCTCATCGGCGACGTGTGGGAGTGGACCTCCACCACCTTCACCGGGTACCCGGGGTTCGCCGCCTTCCCGTACCGCGAGTACTCCGAGGTGTTCTTCGACAGCGGCTACAAGGTGCTGCGCGGCGGATCGTGGGCGACCCACCCCACCGCGGTGCGCTCCACGTTCCGCAACTGGGACCACCCGATCCGGCGGCAGATCTTCAGCGGGTTCCGCTGCGCGCGCGACGCGGAACCCGCCTGA
- a CDS encoding phage holin family protein, producing the protein MSLIIRVIVNALALWAAVFLIDGIDVTTQDTAGQIIVYLAVGVIFGVVNAIIKPIVKAVGCLFYALTLGLIGLVVNALLLLLTNWIAGLFDLPFHIEGFWPAFWGALVISIVSWLFSMFLPDKNDD; encoded by the coding sequence GTGAGCCTCATTATCAGAGTTATCGTGAACGCGCTCGCCCTTTGGGCGGCTGTCTTCCTGATCGACGGGATCGACGTCACGACCCAGGACACGGCCGGGCAGATCATCGTCTACCTCGCCGTCGGTGTGATCTTCGGCGTGGTCAACGCGATCATCAAACCGATCGTCAAAGCGGTCGGGTGCCTGTTCTACGCACTGACGCTCGGCCTCATCGGCCTGGTCGTCAACGCGTTGCTGCTCCTGCTCACGAACTGGATCGCTGGTCTGTTCGACCTGCCCTTCCACATCGAGGGATTCTGGCCCGCCTTCTGGGGCGCGCTGGTCATCTCCATCGTCAGCTGGCTGTTCAGCATGTTCCTGCCGGACAAGAACGACGACTGA
- a CDS encoding ribonuclease J, which translates to MSHPHPELGPPPPLGKGALRIVPLGGLGEIGRNMTVFEYDGRLLIVDCGVLFPEEEQPGVDLILPDFDYIRDRLDDVEAVVLTHGHEDHIGGVPFLLRERPDIPIVGSKLTLALITAKLGEHRIKPETVQVEEGERHDFGPFDLEFFAVNHSIPDALAIGMRTPAGSLLHTGDFKMDQLPLDGRLTDLGGFARFGDEGVDLLLSDSTNAEQPGFVVSERNLNDAIDKVFRTSEKRVVVACFASHVHRVQQVIDAAVRHGRKIAFVGRSMIRNMNIARDLGYLNIPGDTVIDVKQLDKLPPDEVLMVCTGSQGEPMAALSRMANRDHQIRIEQGDTILLASSLIPGNENSVNRVINGLTRWGANIVHKGNALVHVSGHASAGELLYVLNMVRPRNFLPVHGEWRHMRAHADLAKLSGVPADKVVIAEDGVVVDLYKGRAKIVGAVQAGYVYVDGASVGDVTEASLKDRRILGEEGFISVVVAVDSNTGKILGDPEIHTRGAGIGATAYDDVIDKIQDSLDKAARDGVNDPHQLRQLIRRSTGRWVNDTYRRRPMIIPVLVEV; encoded by the coding sequence ATGAGCCATCCTCACCCCGAACTCGGTCCGCCGCCGCCCCTGGGCAAGGGTGCGCTGCGCATCGTCCCGCTGGGCGGTCTCGGCGAGATCGGCCGCAACATGACGGTGTTCGAGTACGACGGCCGCCTGCTCATCGTCGACTGCGGTGTGCTCTTCCCCGAGGAGGAGCAGCCCGGTGTCGACCTGATCCTGCCGGACTTCGACTACATCCGGGACCGGCTCGACGACGTCGAGGCCGTCGTGCTCACCCACGGGCACGAGGACCACATCGGCGGCGTGCCGTTCCTGCTGCGCGAGCGGCCCGACATCCCGATCGTCGGCTCCAAGCTCACGCTCGCCCTCATCACCGCCAAGCTCGGCGAGCACCGCATCAAGCCCGAGACGGTCCAGGTGGAGGAGGGCGAGCGCCACGACTTCGGCCCGTTCGACCTGGAGTTCTTCGCGGTCAACCACTCCATCCCGGACGCGCTCGCCATCGGCATGCGCACCCCGGCGGGCTCGCTGCTGCACACCGGCGACTTCAAGATGGACCAGCTGCCGCTGGACGGCCGCCTGACCGACCTGGGCGGCTTCGCCCGGTTCGGTGACGAGGGCGTGGACCTGCTGCTGTCGGACTCCACCAACGCCGAGCAGCCCGGCTTCGTGGTGAGCGAGCGCAACCTCAACGACGCCATCGACAAGGTCTTCCGCACGTCGGAGAAGCGCGTCGTGGTGGCCTGCTTCGCCTCCCACGTGCACCGCGTGCAGCAGGTCATCGACGCCGCGGTCCGGCACGGACGCAAGATCGCGTTCGTGGGCCGCTCGATGATCCGCAACATGAACATCGCGCGCGACCTCGGCTACCTCAACATCCCCGGCGACACCGTCATCGACGTCAAGCAGCTCGACAAGCTGCCGCCGGACGAGGTGCTCATGGTCTGCACCGGGTCGCAGGGCGAGCCGATGGCCGCGCTCAGCCGGATGGCCAACCGGGACCACCAGATCAGGATCGAGCAGGGCGACACGATCCTGCTCGCGTCCTCGCTCATCCCGGGCAACGAGAACTCGGTCAACCGGGTGATCAACGGCCTGACCCGCTGGGGCGCCAACATCGTCCACAAGGGCAACGCCCTGGTGCACGTGTCCGGCCACGCCTCGGCCGGCGAGCTGCTGTACGTGCTCAACATGGTGCGGCCGCGCAACTTCCTGCCGGTGCACGGCGAGTGGCGCCACATGCGCGCCCACGCCGACCTGGCCAAGCTCAGCGGTGTGCCGGCCGACAAGGTCGTCATCGCGGAGGACGGCGTGGTCGTCGACCTGTACAAGGGCCGGGCCAAGATCGTCGGCGCCGTCCAGGCCGGCTACGTCTACGTCGACGGCGCGTCCGTGGGCGACGTGACCGAGGCCTCGCTCAAGGACCGGCGCATCCTCGGCGAGGAGGGCTTCATCTCGGTCGTCGTGGCCGTGGACTCCAACACGGGCAAGATCCTCGGCGACCCGGAGATCCACACCCGGGGCGCCGGCATCGGCGCCACCGCCTACGACGACGTCATCGACAAGATCCAGGACTCCCTGGACAAGGCGGCACGGGACGGGGTCAACGACCCCCACCAGCTGCGGCAGCTCATCCGCCGCAGCACGGGCCGATGGGTCAACGACACCTACCGGCGTCGTCCCATGATCATCCCGGTCCTCGTCGAGGTCTGA
- a CDS encoding N-acetyltransferase translates to MSVAQFVRPARAADVDTVVDVQVASWRAVYGNLLPDEVVEDLGGDEAREQFRNQWTAALESPPTSRHRVVVATDEEGGVRAVTGFAAFGPAGDPDLWPAKDAEVFALHVAPERVRQGHGSRLVNACVDTLVEAGFATVHVWVPEEDNALRSFFEASGWRPDGARREIDMGRLLPMVRLHAAVSQ, encoded by the coding sequence GTGTCAGTAGCCCAGTTCGTCCGTCCCGCCCGCGCCGCCGACGTGGACACCGTCGTGGATGTCCAGGTGGCCTCGTGGCGGGCGGTGTACGGGAATCTGCTGCCGGACGAGGTGGTCGAGGATCTCGGCGGTGACGAGGCCAGGGAGCAGTTCCGGAACCAGTGGACGGCCGCCCTGGAGTCGCCGCCCACGTCCCGCCACCGCGTGGTGGTGGCCACCGACGAGGAGGGTGGGGTCCGTGCGGTCACAGGGTTCGCCGCCTTCGGGCCGGCGGGCGATCCCGACCTGTGGCCCGCCAAGGACGCGGAGGTCTTCGCCCTGCACGTGGCCCCGGAACGGGTCCGCCAGGGGCACGGCAGCCGGCTCGTGAACGCCTGCGTGGACACCCTGGTGGAGGCCGGGTTCGCGACGGTGCACGTGTGGGTGCCCGAGGAGGACAACGCGCTGCGCTCCTTCTTCGAGGCGTCGGGGTGGCGTCCGGACGGCGCCCGCCGGGAGATCGACATGGGCCGCCTGCTGCCGATGGTGCGCCTGCACGCGGCCGTGTCCCAGTAG
- the dapB gene encoding 4-hydroxy-tetrahydrodipicolinate reductase produces MFKVGVFGADGRMGSEVVTAVQAADDMELVAGVDSADDRSAVLGADYVVDFTHPDVVMDNLEWLIGHGIHAVVGTSGFDDAKLERVRAMQAAEPGAKVLIAPNFGVAAVLMMHFARKAAPYFDSAEIIELHHPNKADAPSGTAFHTAELVAEARREAATAPMPDATTSEIPGARGADVDGVRVHSLRIAGLIAHQEVVFGTDGETLKIRHDSMNRTSFMPGVLLGVRGVADLPDPLTVGLDALLDL; encoded by the coding sequence GTGTTCAAGGTAGGAGTTTTCGGCGCCGATGGGCGCATGGGGTCAGAGGTCGTCACAGCGGTTCAGGCCGCCGACGACATGGAACTCGTCGCGGGCGTGGACAGCGCCGACGACCGCTCGGCGGTACTGGGAGCCGACTACGTCGTCGACTTCACGCATCCCGACGTGGTGATGGACAACCTGGAGTGGCTCATCGGCCACGGGATCCACGCCGTGGTCGGCACGAGCGGTTTCGACGACGCCAAACTGGAGCGCGTGCGCGCCATGCAGGCCGCCGAGCCCGGGGCCAAGGTGCTCATCGCCCCGAACTTCGGCGTGGCGGCCGTGCTGATGATGCACTTCGCGCGCAAGGCCGCGCCCTACTTCGACTCCGCCGAGATCATCGAGCTGCACCACCCGAACAAGGCCGACGCCCCCAGTGGCACCGCGTTCCACACCGCCGAGCTGGTCGCCGAGGCCCGCCGCGAAGCCGCGACCGCGCCGATGCCCGACGCCACCACCTCCGAGATCCCCGGCGCCCGCGGCGCCGACGTGGACGGGGTGCGCGTGCACTCGCTGCGCATCGCCGGGCTGATCGCCCACCAGGAGGTCGTGTTCGGCACCGACGGCGAGACGCTCAAGATCCGGCACGACTCGATGAACCGCACGTCCTTCATGCCCGGCGTCCTGCTGGGCGTGCGCGGGGTGGCCGACCTGCCCGACCCGCTCACCGTGGGCCTGGACGCCCTGCTCGACCTCTAG
- a CDS encoding 1,4-dihydroxy-2-naphthoate polyprenyltransferase, whose protein sequence is MATVGEWVSGVRPRTLPNSLVPVAVGSALAFALDGFVWWKALLAMVVALALQVGVNFANDYSDGVKGTDTAERTGPVRLTATGLAPPRQVLAAALGSFAFAAVVGLVLVVTSSWWLLLVGAAAIAAAWYYTGGRTPYGYRGLGEVSVFVFFGLVAVVGTVFVQLGTAPWQAWVASVPVGLLSCSVLVINNLRDIPTDRETGKVTLAVRLGEKGTRRLFAAGLALAYAVALVLTPVFWWTPLILLSVPLAVSPLRRVLSGQVGRDLVLGLGETGKLQLAFGALFSVGLLLG, encoded by the coding sequence GTGGCCACGGTCGGTGAATGGGTCTCAGGGGTGCGTCCCCGCACGCTGCCGAATTCGCTCGTCCCGGTGGCGGTGGGTTCGGCGCTCGCCTTCGCCCTGGACGGGTTCGTGTGGTGGAAGGCACTCCTGGCCATGGTGGTGGCCCTGGCGCTCCAGGTGGGTGTGAACTTCGCCAACGACTACAGCGACGGGGTCAAGGGCACCGACACCGCGGAGCGCACCGGCCCGGTGCGGCTGACCGCGACCGGGCTCGCGCCGCCCCGCCAGGTGCTCGCCGCGGCCCTGGGCTCCTTCGCCTTCGCGGCCGTGGTCGGCCTGGTGCTCGTGGTGACGTCCTCGTGGTGGCTGCTGCTGGTGGGCGCCGCGGCGATCGCGGCGGCCTGGTACTACACCGGCGGCCGCACCCCCTACGGGTACCGGGGCCTGGGCGAGGTGTCGGTGTTCGTGTTCTTCGGCCTGGTCGCCGTGGTGGGCACGGTGTTCGTGCAGCTGGGGACCGCGCCGTGGCAGGCGTGGGTGGCGTCCGTTCCGGTCGGCCTGCTGTCCTGCTCGGTGCTGGTGATCAACAACCTGCGCGACATCCCGACCGACCGTGAGACGGGCAAGGTCACCCTGGCCGTGCGGCTGGGCGAGAAGGGGACCCGCCGCCTGTTCGCGGCCGGTCTGGCGCTGGCCTACGCGGTGGCGCTGGTCCTGACCCCGGTGTTCTGGTGGACGCCGCTGATCCTGCTGTCGGTGCCGCTGGCGGTGTCCCCGCTCCGCCGGGTGCTGAGCGGACAGGTCGGCCGCGACCTCGTCCTGGGCCTGGGCGAGACGGGCAAGCTGCAGTTGGCCTTCGGGGCCCTGTTCTCGGTGGGCCTGCTCCTGGGCTGA
- the egtD gene encoding L-histidine N(alpha)-methyltransferase: MFRIDRNLTADDLDKALRADVAAGLTARPKQLPPKWFYDERGSALFEEITALPEYYPTRAERAILELRADEIADAADAEALIELGSGSGIKTRLLLDAMRRHGRLTRFVPVDVSGDFLAASAAGLADDYDPIDVHAVVGDFEEHLGLLPVGEDGGRQILAVLGSTIGNQEPGRRSAFLRDIRAALATGDSLLIGADLVKDPDRLVSAYDDAQGVTAAFNRNVLSVINDRLGADFDPAAFDHVARWNAECEWIEMRLRARADQHVRVAELDLEVDFAAGEEMRTEISAKFRREGLSAELGEAGFELTHWWTDPAGDFALTLATAR; this comes from the coding sequence ATGTTCCGGATCGACCGTAATCTGACGGCAGACGACCTCGACAAGGCGCTGCGCGCCGACGTCGCGGCGGGTCTGACCGCGCGGCCCAAACAGCTCCCACCGAAGTGGTTCTACGACGAACGGGGCAGCGCCCTGTTCGAGGAGATCACCGCGCTGCCGGAGTACTACCCCACCCGTGCCGAGCGCGCGATCCTGGAGCTGCGCGCCGACGAGATCGCCGACGCCGCCGACGCCGAGGCGCTTATCGAGCTCGGGTCCGGTTCCGGGATCAAGACCCGTCTGCTCCTGGACGCCATGCGCCGCCACGGCCGCCTCACCCGGTTCGTGCCCGTCGACGTCAGCGGCGACTTCCTCGCCGCCTCCGCCGCGGGACTGGCCGACGACTACGACCCGATCGACGTCCACGCCGTCGTCGGCGACTTCGAGGAGCACCTCGGCCTGCTCCCGGTCGGCGAGGACGGCGGGCGGCAGATCCTCGCCGTCCTGGGATCGACCATCGGCAACCAGGAACCGGGGCGGCGGTCCGCCTTCCTGCGCGACATCCGCGCGGCCCTGGCCACCGGCGACTCCCTCCTGATCGGCGCCGACCTGGTCAAGGACCCCGACCGCCTGGTGTCGGCCTACGACGACGCCCAGGGCGTCACCGCCGCCTTCAACCGCAACGTCCTCAGCGTGATCAACGACAGGCTGGGAGCCGACTTCGACCCCGCGGCCTTCGACCACGTCGCCCGCTGGAACGCCGAGTGCGAGTGGATCGAGATGCGCCTGCGCGCCCGTGCCGACCAGCACGTGCGGGTCGCCGAGCTGGACCTGGAGGTCGACTTCGCCGCGGGCGAGGAGATGCGCACCGAGATCTCCGCGAAGTTCCGCCGCGAAGGGCTCTCCGCCGAGCTCGGCGAGGCGGGCTTCGAGCTCACCCACTGGTGGACCGACCCCGCCGGCGACTTCGCGCTCACACTCGCCACCGCCCGGTGA
- the egtC gene encoding ergothioneine biosynthesis protein EgtC, which translates to MCRHLAYLGPPRSLHELLYSAPHSLHVQSWAPRRQRYGTVNADGFGVGWYPEPGADGGPAAPLRYRRAMPMWGDASFADAARAITSGCVVAAVRDATIGFGSEESGAQPFRADRLLFSHNGAAKDDEALAAALAAPLPPRALDARAPVDSAPLFAHTVRLWRASGDLPGTLAAVVRHAREHSEGRYNLLACDGEALVGTAAGDTLFTLREPEGGVFVASEPFDDAPGWREVPEGSVVVATAHGTEVHQIAEQSPQ; encoded by the coding sequence ATGTGCCGCCACCTCGCCTACCTGGGGCCGCCGAGGTCACTGCACGAACTGCTGTACTCGGCGCCCCACTCGCTGCACGTCCAGTCCTGGGCGCCGCGCAGGCAGCGGTACGGCACCGTCAACGCCGACGGGTTCGGTGTCGGCTGGTACCCGGAGCCGGGCGCGGACGGGGGCCCCGCGGCGCCGCTGCGCTACCGGCGCGCCATGCCCATGTGGGGCGACGCGTCCTTCGCCGACGCCGCGCGCGCCATCACCTCCGGGTGCGTGGTGGCCGCCGTGCGCGACGCCACGATCGGGTTCGGCTCCGAGGAGTCGGGGGCCCAGCCCTTCCGCGCCGACCGGCTGCTGTTCAGCCACAACGGGGCGGCCAAGGACGACGAGGCGCTCGCCGCCGCGCTGGCCGCGCCGCTTCCGCCCCGCGCTCTGGACGCGCGGGCGCCGGTCGACTCCGCGCCCCTGTTCGCGCACACCGTGCGGCTCTGGCGCGCCTCCGGAGACCTGCCCGGCACCCTGGCCGCCGTGGTCCGGCACGCCCGCGAGCACTCCGAGGGGCGCTACAACCTGCTGGCCTGCGACGGCGAGGCCCTCGTCGGCACGGCCGCGGGGGACACCCTGTTCACATTGCGCGAGCCGGAGGGCGGGGTGTTCGTGGCCTCGGAGCCCTTCGACGACGCCCCGGGATGGCGCGAGGTCCCCGAGGGGAGCGTCGTCGTCGCCACCGCGCACGGGACCGAGGTGCACCAGATCGCCGAGCAGTCACCCCAGTAG
- a CDS encoding Imm21 family immunity protein — translation MIEPTRLDWVESLGGPLVLVPDSCLDRWTGALDEEDVPPEEVDDLGLAGDYSLACAVEDYLGNVPVGGGAGEALVLGDCPDTTAFLPSHGCLVRWRGADSERQILAHVDAALAGAVWLERVRWRTDGDAVLCDAATSGEETRRGAWPDGRPIASARVPLEAGEYEARTAEVSNAGRGPSFGLVVLERIGP, via the coding sequence ATGATCGAACCGACACGGCTGGACTGGGTGGAGTCGCTCGGCGGCCCCCTGGTGCTCGTTCCCGACTCGTGCCTGGACCGGTGGACCGGCGCCCTGGACGAGGAGGACGTGCCGCCGGAGGAGGTCGACGACCTGGGCCTGGCGGGCGACTACTCGCTCGCCTGTGCGGTGGAGGACTACCTGGGGAACGTGCCCGTGGGCGGGGGAGCGGGAGAGGCGCTGGTGCTCGGGGACTGCCCCGACACGACGGCCTTCCTGCCCTCCCACGGCTGCCTGGTGCGCTGGCGGGGCGCCGACTCCGAACGGCAGATCCTGGCGCACGTGGACGCGGCCCTGGCAGGGGCCGTGTGGCTGGAGCGGGTGCGCTGGCGCACCGACGGGGACGCGGTGCTGTGCGACGCCGCGACCAGCGGCGAGGAGACACGGCGCGGGGCGTGGCCGGACGGCAGGCCGATCGCGTCCGCCCGTGTGCCGCTGGAAGCGGGCGAGTACGAGGCGCGCACGGCCGAGGTGTCGAACGCCGGCCGCGGTCCCTCCTTCGGGCTGGTGGTCCTGGAGCGGATCGGCCCCTGA
- a CDS encoding arylamine N-acetyltransferase — protein sequence MTHYLTSHPRSPFRGRLMVQSMAPDVQRRLMDTTLTTTRPDGAREEREIGIEDVPDVLEEVFGIGLNERERGLVVDSLKADGTV from the coding sequence TTGACTCACTACCTCACCAGCCACCCGCGGTCCCCCTTCCGCGGCCGGCTCATGGTCCAGAGCATGGCGCCGGACGTGCAGCGGCGGCTCATGGACACGACCCTGACCACCACACGCCCCGACGGCGCCCGCGAGGAGCGGGAGATCGGGATCGAGGACGTGCCCGACGTCCTGGAGGAGGTCTTCGGCATCGGGCTGAACGAGCGGGAACGCGGCCTCGTCGTGGACAGCCTGAAGGCCGACGGTACTGTGTGA